One Bacilli bacterium genomic window carries:
- a CDS encoding LysM peptidoglycan-binding domain-containing protein yields the protein MADRQTGFRFDIYERIVLPEDAAGIGELEEIELTPDIQAQSAAGKNVLKGYLHLTGRYLSDDAGESKRLEYDIPVEITVPATRSLDMRDVQADIENFDVDILSKRSLHITGVLALNGLKLPAEEDGQEAEEELFFIHHSTQPEQDDRAPQHDDLVMPSGGEDEPLAAPKEDALPDDHDAYLQIAENPGQMEPLPKENVPEQDEVPVVVGKKAGPPRTEFGKLADTAPRETNAAPGEKAASPDALEWKKLFLQQDQEDQFRKFRMCIVQKEESVASIAERYNISAREIMQVNKLPDEDLSEGQVLYIPG from the coding sequence ATGGCTGACCGGCAAACGGGGTTTCGGTTTGACATTTATGAGCGGATCGTGCTGCCTGAAGATGCTGCCGGGATCGGAGAATTGGAAGAAATTGAACTGACGCCGGATATACAGGCGCAATCCGCGGCGGGAAAGAACGTTTTAAAAGGATATTTGCATTTGACGGGGCGTTATTTGAGCGACGACGCAGGCGAAAGCAAGCGGCTGGAATATGATATCCCGGTGGAAATCACCGTTCCGGCTACCCGCTCGTTGGACATGCGTGATGTGCAAGCGGATATAGAAAATTTTGACGTCGATATTCTGTCCAAAAGAAGTTTGCATATTACCGGCGTTTTGGCGCTTAACGGCCTAAAATTGCCGGCAGAGGAAGATGGACAAGAAGCTGAAGAGGAACTGTTTTTCATCCATCATTCCACCCAGCCCGAGCAGGATGATCGAGCACCCCAACATGACGATTTGGTCATGCCGTCTGGCGGCGAGGACGAACCGTTAGCCGCGCCAAAGGAGGACGCATTGCCGGACGACCATGACGCCTATTTGCAGATTGCCGAAAATCCGGGGCAAATGGAGCCGCTGCCTAAGGAAAATGTCCCGGAACAGGACGAAGTTCCGGTTGTTGTGGGGAAAAAAGCCGGTCCGCCGCGGACGGAGTTTGGCAAGCTTGCGGATACGGCGCCGCGCGAAACAAACGCTGCGCCGGGCGAAAAAGCGGCCTCGCCGGATGCTTTGGAATGGAAGAAGCTTTTTCTGCAGCAAGATCAGGAAGATCAATTTCGCAAATTTCGTATGTGCATCGTTCAGAAGGAAGAGTCGGTCGCTTCGATTGCGGAGCGGTACAACATTAGCGCACGGGAAATCATGCAAGTGAACAAATTGCCCGATGAAGATTTGTCCGAAGGGCAGGTGCTCTATATTCCCGGCTAA
- a CDS encoding RluA family pseudouridine synthase — MVQAKRKGEWLELPIGHMRMDSTDKLRDFLCGQLRLPARLARKMTTDENLRLSGSRLRLRLFPAQPLGFAPQWRNIKILYEDDFCLVVDKEAGIKVHPTEAGESGTLANFVAGYLESTGQQVAVRHIHRLDRDTSGPVLYAKNEFAQSILDRDMAEKRIARVYSAIVKGNPPRKEAIIAAPIGRHRHINGKMCVAASGKQAVTRYKIVEQWPGFALLEVRLETGRTHQIRVHLSYIGHPIVGDTLYGSADPRIFRQALHAHELFFQHPFSSETVSVQSPYPADFRTLLEQLRQVSGMRPRLGPYNG, encoded by the coding sequence ATGGTTCAGGCAAAACGCAAAGGGGAATGGCTGGAGTTGCCCATCGGGCACATGCGGATGGACAGCACGGACAAGCTGCGGGATTTTTTGTGCGGACAGTTGCGGCTTCCGGCCCGCCTGGCCCGGAAAATGACAACTGATGAGAACCTGCGATTGTCCGGCAGCCGCCTTCGCTTGCGGCTTTTTCCCGCGCAACCGTTGGGCTTTGCCCCGCAGTGGCGAAATATAAAGATATTGTATGAAGATGATTTCTGCCTCGTTGTCGACAAAGAGGCGGGAATCAAAGTGCATCCCACCGAAGCGGGCGAGTCAGGCACTTTGGCCAATTTTGTGGCGGGCTATTTGGAAAGCACCGGCCAGCAAGTGGCGGTTCGGCATATTCACCGCCTGGATCGGGATACGAGCGGACCGGTGTTATATGCGAAAAATGAATTCGCCCAAAGTATTTTAGACCGGGATATGGCGGAAAAGCGGATCGCTCGCGTTTACAGCGCCATCGTCAAAGGCAATCCGCCGCGTAAAGAAGCGATAATCGCCGCCCCGATCGGACGCCACCGGCATATAAACGGCAAAATGTGCGTCGCGGCAAGCGGAAAGCAGGCGGTAACACGATATAAAATTGTGGAACAGTGGCCCGGCTTTGCTTTATTGGAAGTGCGTCTGGAAACGGGAAGAACCCATCAAATCCGCGTCCATTTAAGTTATATCGGGCATCCCATTGTCGGCGACACGTTATACGGCAGCGCCGATCCCCGCATTTTCCGGCAGGCGCTGCACGCTCACGAACTTTTCTTTCAGCACCCTTTTTCCTCCGAAACCGTTTCCGTGCAATCTCCCTACCCTGCGGATTTCCGCACATTATTGGAACAGCTTCGGCAAGTTTCTGGCATGCGCCCTCGCCTTGGCCCATATAATGGATAA
- the hemG gene encoding protoporphyrinogen oxidase, which produces MGEQRKHVIVVGGGVSGLSAAFYMQKLSARHGNGLAITIVEENAQFGGKIKTLRKDNYIIERGPDSFLARKTAVIDLTRELGLENELVATNPKAQKTYILHKGKLHKMPAGLVLGIPTKVWPFVQTGLLSPLGKARAALDLVLPRRAGKEDESLGHFIERRLGTEVLAHIAEPLLAGIYAGETKSLSLMATFPQFYAAEQQHRSLILGMLRGKTKSAAVPLPPSLPPAAQKSMFLSYRQGLYTLVESLAMALGGAGQIFGTSVLNIARKADAYAVKLSDGQELYADAVVVAAPAFAAAKMLASIPGSGYLSQIPYVSVANVVLGFAQSDIGVAMDGSGFVIPRTEGRTLTACTWTSAKWLHTAPANKAVLRCYIGRAGAEVTGNLSDGEMIEKVRQEIKEIMGITEKPLFAEVSRWEHAMPQYPVGHLARLAETRSAIREAAPGIVLAGSGYNGVGIPDCIRQGKEAAERAVEFLYQAAK; this is translated from the coding sequence ATGGGTGAACAGCGGAAACATGTCATCGTCGTAGGCGGAGGCGTAAGCGGCCTGAGCGCCGCTTTTTACATGCAAAAATTGTCCGCAAGGCACGGCAACGGCTTAGCGATCACAATTGTGGAAGAGAATGCGCAATTCGGCGGGAAAATTAAGACGCTGCGCAAAGACAATTATATCATTGAACGCGGCCCCGATTCGTTTCTCGCCCGGAAAACGGCGGTGATTGATTTGACCAGGGAACTGGGTTTGGAAAATGAATTGGTGGCAACCAACCCGAAAGCGCAAAAAACATATATATTGCATAAAGGAAAGCTGCATAAGATGCCTGCGGGATTGGTGCTCGGCATTCCCACAAAAGTATGGCCGTTTGTGCAAACGGGCCTTTTGTCGCCGTTGGGCAAGGCGAGGGCGGCGCTTGATTTGGTGTTGCCGAGACGCGCGGGCAAAGAGGACGAGTCATTGGGCCACTTTATCGAACGGCGGCTCGGAACGGAAGTCTTGGCGCATATAGCCGAACCGCTTCTTGCCGGCATTTATGCGGGGGAAACGAAGTCGCTCAGCCTGATGGCCACTTTCCCGCAATTTTACGCCGCCGAACAGCAACATCGCAGCCTGATTCTCGGCATGCTGCGGGGCAAAACAAAATCGGCGGCTGTGCCGCTGCCGCCGTCGCTTCCGCCGGCGGCGCAAAAATCGATGTTCCTTTCTTATCGCCAAGGGTTGTACACATTGGTAGAATCGTTGGCGATGGCGTTGGGCGGTGCCGGGCAAATTTTCGGCACGAGCGTGTTAAATATCGCGCGAAAAGCGGACGCATACGCGGTGAAATTGTCCGATGGCCAGGAATTGTACGCAGACGCCGTTGTGGTGGCGGCGCCGGCGTTTGCCGCGGCCAAAATGCTGGCTTCAATTCCCGGCAGCGGCTATTTGTCCCAAATCCCTTACGTTTCGGTAGCCAACGTCGTGCTGGGTTTTGCGCAATCCGATATCGGCGTCGCCATGGACGGCTCCGGGTTTGTCATTCCCCGCACGGAAGGTAGAACGCTCACAGCATGCACCTGGACTTCGGCCAAATGGCTGCATACGGCGCCGGCAAATAAAGCCGTGCTGCGCTGCTATATCGGCAGAGCCGGCGCGGAAGTCACCGGTAATTTAAGCGATGGCGAAATGATCGAAAAAGTTCGCCAAGAAATTAAAGAAATTATGGGGATTACCGAGAAACCGCTGTTTGCGGAGGTCAGCCGGTGGGAACATGCCATGCCGCAATATCCGGTAGGGCATTTGGCCAGGCTTGCGGAAACAAGAAGCGCAATCAGGGAAGCGGCCCCGGGAATCGTACTGGCCGGTTCCGGTTACAACGGAGTGGGCATTCCCGATTGCATCCGCCAGGGCAAGGAAGCGGCCGAGCGGGCAGTCGAATTTCTTTATCAAGCGGCGAAATAA
- the hemH gene encoding ferrochelatase has translation MHNRRIGVLVMSYGTPESMEQIEAYYTHIRHGHKPSPELLGELTSRYEAIVGGVFPLRENTNRQVSALQETLDRMYPNYSFVCYQGLKHAAPFIEDGVKQMAADGLREAVGIVLAPHYSTMSVGDYTKRARETAVACGIRMNFVDQYHLHPDLLSALANRVRAGLAGFGEQADRTEVIFSAHSLPAKILEANDPYPQQLLETSQAVAERAGVAKWRFAWQSAGRTAEPWLGPDILDVLETIRGEGIEHVLVCPVGFVSDHLEVLYDIDIECKQKAAKLGIHLERTASLNTDPLYMKTLAESVVAKIS, from the coding sequence ATGCATAACCGCCGCATCGGCGTGTTGGTCATGTCGTACGGGACACCGGAAAGTATGGAACAGATTGAAGCTTATTATACGCATATCCGCCACGGACATAAGCCTTCGCCCGAACTGCTGGGCGAGTTGACCAGCCGCTATGAAGCGATTGTCGGCGGCGTTTTCCCGCTTCGCGAAAATACGAACAGGCAAGTATCCGCGCTGCAAGAAACACTTGACCGCATGTATCCAAACTATTCCTTTGTCTGCTATCAGGGGTTGAAACATGCCGCGCCGTTCATCGAAGACGGCGTCAAGCAAATGGCGGCGGACGGATTGCGGGAAGCCGTCGGCATTGTGCTGGCGCCGCATTATTCCACGATGAGCGTGGGCGATTATACCAAACGGGCGCGGGAAACCGCTGTTGCCTGCGGGATCAGGATGAACTTCGTCGATCAGTATCATCTGCACCCCGACTTGCTTTCGGCGCTCGCCAATCGGGTACGCGCCGGGCTTGCCGGGTTCGGGGAGCAAGCCGATCGGACGGAAGTCATTTTTTCGGCGCACAGCTTGCCGGCAAAAATTTTGGAAGCGAACGATCCTTACCCGCAGCAGCTATTGGAGACATCGCAAGCGGTAGCCGAACGCGCCGGCGTCGCGAAATGGCGTTTTGCATGGCAAAGCGCCGGGCGCACAGCCGAACCGTGGCTCGGTCCCGACATTCTCGATGTGTTGGAAACAATCCGCGGCGAGGGCATAGAACACGTGCTGGTCTGCCCCGTCGGGTTTGTCTCGGATCATTTGGAAGTGCTTTATGATATCGACATTGAATGCAAACAAAAGGCGGCGAAGTTGGGCATTCATCTGGAAAGGACCGCATCCTTGAATACGGATCCTTTATATATGAAGACGCTCGCGGAGTCTGTGGTTGCCAAGATTTCTTAG
- the hemE gene encoding uroporphyrinogen decarboxylase has product MAKVYEDTFIRACRRQKTEFTPVWYMRQAGRYDPDYRKIKEKYSLLEICRQPELAAEVTMLPVKKLGVDAAILYSDIMNPVASLGVDFDIVKNIGPVIDQPIRTRQDVAKLRPLDVEKDLPHVLKTIRILAGELKVPLITFAGAPFTIASYLIEGKPSKTYMRTKALMYNDPQTWFMLMDKLGDMAADYLRAHIHAGADAVQLFDSWVGALSPADFCKFVLPTVERIFARLSGYTEPKIYFPGVGSGELLPFLRNLQADVIGVDWRVPLSAARERIGSRFALQGNLDPYMLMADLPVLRQAAQQLIDEGLRRPGYIFNLGHGLFPEASLAKLRELTDFIHEYSRRQLAQKQGSDSHA; this is encoded by the coding sequence ATGGCAAAAGTTTATGAGGATACGTTTATCCGCGCTTGCCGGCGGCAGAAAACGGAATTCACGCCTGTTTGGTACATGCGGCAGGCGGGACGGTATGATCCCGACTACCGGAAAATCAAAGAAAAATACAGCTTGCTCGAGATTTGCCGACAGCCGGAACTGGCGGCGGAAGTCACGATGCTGCCGGTGAAAAAATTGGGCGTCGACGCCGCCATTTTGTATTCGGATATCATGAATCCGGTCGCTTCTCTGGGTGTCGATTTCGATATCGTGAAAAATATCGGCCCGGTCATTGACCAGCCGATCCGCACGCGGCAGGACGTTGCAAAGTTGCGCCCGCTTGATGTGGAAAAAGATTTGCCGCATGTGCTAAAGACGATCCGCATTTTGGCCGGCGAGTTGAAAGTGCCATTGATCACGTTTGCCGGGGCGCCGTTCACGATTGCCAGCTACCTGATTGAAGGCAAACCCTCAAAAACATACATGCGAACGAAAGCGCTGATGTATAACGATCCGCAAACCTGGTTTATGCTGATGGACAAGCTGGGCGATATGGCCGCGGATTATTTGCGGGCGCATATCCATGCGGGGGCCGACGCCGTGCAGTTGTTTGACAGTTGGGTCGGAGCGCTTTCGCCGGCTGACTTTTGCAAATTCGTGCTGCCGACGGTTGAGCGGATTTTCGCCCGGTTGTCCGGCTATACGGAGCCCAAAATCTATTTCCCCGGGGTTGGCTCGGGAGAATTGCTGCCCTTTTTGCGCAATCTGCAGGCGGATGTGATCGGAGTGGATTGGCGGGTGCCGTTATCTGCCGCGCGCGAACGCATCGGCAGCCGTTTTGCGTTGCAAGGAAATCTGGATCCTTATATGCTGATGGCGGATCTGCCCGTCTTGCGGCAGGCGGCGCAACAATTAATCGATGAAGGGTTGCGGCGGCCCGGATATATTTTCAACCTTGGGCACGGGCTTTTCCCGGAAGCGTCGCTTGCGAAACTGCGGGAACTGACGGATTTTATCCATGAATATTCGCGCCGGCAACTGGCGCAAAAACAAGGAAGTGATTCGCATGCATAA